One genomic region from Stackebrandtia nassauensis DSM 44728 encodes:
- a CDS encoding YciI family protein — MPFYVHAKDKPGVGAELDKLVEEHWSYMDRFDERLILRGPTLSDDGEEHTGSVHIVDLDDRAAADRFGDEEPFWQAGLYEDITTERAAVLLDREPSAASRSGEAPNALLVGRWEPKPHNAPTLGADTDARLDFVALLVDDDQSHTIGFVAVVTAMPDEAEAIARPLADRFAGEAVPLAVTRWCRGGRR; from the coding sequence ATGCCGTTTTACGTTCACGCCAAGGACAAACCGGGCGTCGGAGCCGAACTGGACAAGCTGGTCGAGGAGCACTGGTCGTACATGGACCGCTTCGACGAGCGGCTCATCCTTCGCGGTCCCACGCTGTCCGACGACGGCGAGGAACACACCGGCAGTGTCCACATCGTCGATCTGGACGACCGCGCCGCCGCCGACCGCTTCGGCGACGAGGAACCGTTCTGGCAAGCCGGGCTCTACGAGGACATCACGACGGAACGCGCCGCCGTACTGCTCGACCGCGAACCATCGGCGGCCTCACGATCGGGAGAGGCCCCCAACGCCTTGCTCGTCGGCCGCTGGGAACCCAAGCCCCACAACGCCCCGACGCTCGGCGCCGACACCGACGCGCGGCTGGACTTCGTCGCGCTGCTCGTCGACGACGACCAGTCCCACACGATCGGCTTCGTCGCGGTGGTCACGGCGATGCCGGACGAAGCCGAGGCGATCGCCCGGCCGCTCGCGGACCGGTTCGCGGGCGAGGCCGTGCCGCTGGCCGTCACCCGCTGGTGCCGAGGCGGCCGTCGATGA
- the sigJ gene encoding RNA polymerase sigma factor SigJ, which yields MTLTGSLAEADWESHRSAVFGAAYRILGTVTDAEDVTQEVWLRADTSDLSGVRDLRAWLVTVAARTSYNLLKSARVRRESYVGPWLPEPLLTGPDAADRVLLDESVSTAMLVVMEKLSPAERVALVLHDVFDFPFGRIAEVLGGTPAASRKLASRARARVAEAKERPRASKAETERVLRAFKAATDAGDLTALVTLLDPDAVYVGDGGDKVRAARRPVVGAEAIARLTIRVAGMMRPDAFRIIEVNGQPALASYRDDRLVWVDTVETSDGRITAFRRLANPEKFAHIGHN from the coding sequence ATGACGCTCACCGGCTCGCTGGCGGAGGCCGACTGGGAGTCGCATCGCTCGGCGGTCTTCGGGGCCGCCTACCGCATCCTCGGCACGGTGACCGATGCCGAGGACGTGACCCAGGAGGTGTGGCTGCGCGCCGACACCAGCGATCTGTCCGGGGTACGGGACCTGCGAGCCTGGCTCGTGACCGTTGCCGCCCGGACGTCGTACAACCTGCTGAAGTCGGCGCGCGTCCGACGGGAGTCCTATGTGGGCCCCTGGCTGCCTGAGCCGCTGCTGACCGGACCCGACGCCGCCGACCGGGTACTCCTGGACGAGTCGGTGAGCACCGCGATGCTGGTGGTCATGGAGAAGCTGTCGCCCGCCGAACGGGTCGCGCTGGTACTGCACGACGTCTTCGACTTCCCGTTCGGACGAATCGCCGAGGTGCTCGGCGGCACGCCCGCCGCCAGCCGCAAGCTCGCCTCCCGCGCCCGGGCCCGGGTCGCCGAGGCCAAGGAACGGCCCCGGGCGTCCAAGGCCGAGACCGAACGCGTCCTGCGCGCCTTCAAGGCCGCCACCGACGCCGGTGACCTGACCGCCCTGGTCACACTGCTCGACCCCGACGCGGTCTATGTCGGCGACGGCGGCGACAAGGTCCGCGCCGCGCGCAGGCCGGTCGTGGGCGCCGAGGCGATCGCCCGGTTGACGATCCGCGTGGCCGGAATGATGCGCCCCGACGCGTTCCGGATCATCGAGGTCAACGGTCAGCCCGCCCTGGCCAGCTACCGGGACGACAGGCTGGTCTGGGTCGACACCGTCGAGACCTCCGACGGCCGCATCACCGCGTTCCGCCGACTCGCCAATCCTGAGAAGTTCGCGCATATCGGTCACAACTGA